In Leptospira licerasiae serovar Varillal str. VAR 010, the sequence TACTTTCTAAGTCGGTTTGTTATCCGGGAATTTTAGAGAAAGAATTAGAATTTAGGATGAGAGGAGACGAAGAGAACCAAGCAAACGGCGCGGCGATCGTTCAGAATTTGAAAGAGTTAGGATTGAAGATCAAGATTCTTCCGATGGAGAAAGCTGCATTATATAAAGAAAATGGAGAAGGTAAAGGAGATCTAACTTTACTATTCTGGTATGCGGATCTTCCCGGACCGTTCGCATTTTTGGATCCATTGTTTGCAGGAGATAGATTCGGGAACGGAGGAAATAGAGCCTTCTACTATAACCCGAAAATGGAAAAAATTTTCCAAGAAATAAGATCTACCGATAAAACGAATATAAGTCCCCAGATCAAAGAAGCATTTTCACTTTTATCCGAAGATGCTCCTTGGATCTTTTTGTGGTCCCCTTACGAGTTGTATTTAGTCGGGGACCGTCTGCCAAAAGGATCTAATCGTCGTTCGGATCTTCCTTAGCTTCAGGAAGTTCTAATTCCACCGCGTCTTCTCCGGAGAGAGCTTCTTCAGAGCCGTTAGTTGAACTTGCTCCTTCCGTCTGTGTTACTGTTGGAGTAGTTGCCCCTCCGCCAGGTTGATCTCCCACGTAATAGTATTGTCCGTAAAGAGGATGTTTACATTCCGCTTCGTTGGATAAAAGTCCGCCGGTTTCGGCACAGATATCCACTTTCACATAATCACCGTTAAATGGAGTGATCAGACTATCGCCAAAACCTAATGTTCTGGCTACATGAGAAACATATCTGAACCAAATAGAACCGCTAGTTCCGGAACCTGAGCCGGGGAAGGGAGCGCCTAAGTCGTTGCCCACCCAAACTGCAGTGACTAAATTAGGATTCACGCCTGCAAACCAAACGTCACGTACTCCTTTTCTTGAGCCCCAACGCTTTTGCGCTTCTTTAGGAGATTGGACAGTTCCCGTCTTTCCGCCTAGGGGGAATTTTTCTCCATCTTTTAATGCGATCTTGAGTGTACCTTCTTCCGAGACGACTGCTTCTAATAAGTTTAAGGTCATGGCGCAGGCTACGGGATCTAAAATTTGTTCCGCATCTTTAGGATCAGGGAGAAGATTCACATAAAGTTCCGAACCTTCGAAATCGGTGATCCTTAGGATCTCCACCGGTTTCACTTTTTTACCGTTATTTGCGATTGTTGCGTAAACGGTTGCCAATTCTTTTGGAGATAACTCTCCGGAGCCGAGAGCTAATGTAAGATTATGTTGGAACCTTCTGCTCAACTCCGAACTATCCAGGTCCAAAATTTTTCCGAGAGTATGGATAAAATCACCAACACCTATTTCGTCCATGAACTTGACTGCGATCGTATTTACGGACTGAGCGAATGCGGTCCTAGTTTGCATTGCTCCTCTATGACCCTTATACCAATTTTTAGGAGCGTAACCTCTGATTTTGATCGGCTCATCCACAACAATAGAAGTCGGAGTGGCGATCCTTTTTTCGAATGCCATCAAGTATACAAGTCCCTTAATGACTGAACCGGGTTGTCTAACGGCGGAAACCGCTCTGTTCATCCTGAATATATTAGAAATTTTGTAACTACCGACCATTGCCTCCACGTATCCGTTCGTCGGATTGATGGAGATCAAACTTCCGTTCATATTCTCTATGATCTTATTTTGTTTGGCGGCTTCTTCCGTTTTGCCTGCTTTTAAATAATTAGCCTTATCTTCGGAAAGTTTTTTGCGGACTGCTTCAATTCCTTCTCTGAGAGAACGTTCTGCTGCCTCTTGTTTGTCATAATCTAATGTGGTATACACATTCATGCCGCGACTTTCCAGATCTATTTCTGAGAAATTCTCGATTACGAATTGCCGGATCCCGAAATTAAAATCGGGAGCCAGGTTGATCGTAAAATCCTTATCGAATCCGTACTTACCTATCTCGGAGGTAATGACTACTTTATCCTCTTCTTCCTTGGTTTCCTCCACAACGTAGAAGGACCTGAACTTTCGGATATTCGCGTCCACCTTCTTCTCAAAATCTCT encodes:
- a CDS encoding transglycosylase domain-containing protein codes for the protein MNIKDRILGILAAILQYSKTNWRSILKYSVISGIVILSFLIGGSYVVWLTKQEEVARNLETFQREVSDAYDPNEIKPIRILDKNGKLIGEFSRRKFRPIRTDNLANHGNIIWALLSSEDRDFYEHNGVNFTALLRAIIVNLTTFQKQGGSTLTQQLAKLTLDLGARNVFNKLTEFYCTFYLESKFDKNTILAMYLNRIFLGEGNTGVEEASRYYFNKPAYELTPAEAALLVGTIPAPSNYNAVRNPKIALKRQKMVMTVMGKNQNLHPNPKSIERDFEKKVDANIRKFRSFYVVEETKEEEDKVVITSEIGKYGFDKDFTINLAPDFNFGIRQFVIENFSEIDLESRGMNVYTTLDYDKQEAAERSLREGIEAVRKKLSEDKANYLKAGKTEEAAKQNKIIENMNGSLISINPTNGYVEAMVGSYKISNIFRMNRAVSAVRQPGSVIKGLVYLMAFEKRIATPTSIVVDEPIKIRGYAPKNWYKGHRGAMQTRTAFAQSVNTIAVKFMDEIGVGDFIHTLGKILDLDSSELSRRFQHNLTLALGSGELSPKELATVYATIANNGKKVKPVEILRITDFEGSELYVNLLPDPKDAEQILDPVACAMTLNLLEAVVSEEGTLKIALKDGEKFPLGGKTGTVQSPKEAQKRWGSRKGVRDVWFAGVNPNLVTAVWVGNDLGAPFPGSGSGTSGSIWFRYVSHVARTLGFGDSLITPFNGDYVKVDICAETGGLLSNEAECKHPLYGQYYYVGDQPGGGATTPTVTQTEGASSTNGSEEALSGEDAVELELPEAKEDPNDD